A portion of the Phoenix dactylifera cultivar Barhee BC4 unplaced genomic scaffold, palm_55x_up_171113_PBpolish2nd_filt_p 002198F, whole genome shotgun sequence genome contains these proteins:
- the LOC120109443 gene encoding uncharacterized protein LOC120109443 encodes MGSERAVVEISSDDEDLYPEKWDSFDWVSDLLDRDDIGAEDVDDVMVVDEFSVPPAKPTQNSESWRPARGAAGDESDDDCLVLDSDPDNPVSVVDDKGSGGHGSDDLLILGEKGQLACRDFPHPRHLCANFPFSTTRHEKHCKLCHCYVCDSPAPCIYWGNGIASTDHCHSTDKDGRWKALRQSFKQKSTTFEPQKLLDTTLSMLPSFQNSVPPCRSNTSSLSIPLSRSNPLRPCSATRCATPDPANRIHHQNSAPLSYLGQRPGHHASKSHPLNPRTQCIQRQNRVAGALTAQAVYSQTRFKRVGTARSGPMSLNENRLPCSALNNNQLQRNVLQGYHFTPVTSRRTQCPPVTSHRSQRPPGTLPQSSHSAPVTSQISQCPPVTSVDDSVNQMYKTAPQKSQCVPVRSQSSPCPTMTLVNDDTKSWQDMLASVASELGVFDSNSREATPDVQQPLMVSSQPQPFSQFVSETNVSQDVDICGHSAPEVTNLNSLGFDCGWENPAAQSIPENAQGVDSQLKDVQPSDSLVSGCNQGLGDSRLGSILAFLEEEMVAESAKEPGQPELDPVTLLYDFEATWSSLPPV; translated from the exons ATGGGATCGGAGCGAGCGGTGGTGGAGATTAGCTCTGACGATGAGGATCTTTATCCGGAAAAATGGGATTCGTTCGATTGGGTCTCTGACCTGCTCGATCGTGACGATATAGGGGCGGAAGATGTCGATGATGTCATGGTGGTGGACGAGTTTTCGGTTCCTCCCGCGAAGCCGACGCAGAATTCTGAGTCGTGGAGGCCGGCTAGGGGTGCTGCGGGTGATGAGTCCGATGATGATTGCTTGGTGTTGGATTCTGATCCTGATAATCCGGTCTCGGTTGTTGATGATAAGGGCAGTGGGGGACATGGGTCGGATGACCTGCTCATACTTGGAGAGAAGGGGCAg TTGGCTTGCAGGGATTTCCCTCATCCACGGCATCTATGTGCTAACTTCCCTTTTAGCACCACACGACATGAAAAGCATTGCAAATTG TGCCACTGTTATGTCTGTGATTCTCCTGCCCCATGTATCTATTGGGGCAATGGTATTGCAAGCACTGATCATTGTCATTCTACGGATAAAGATGGAAGGTGGAAAGCACTGCGGCAGTCCTTCAAACAAAAGAGCACAACTTTTGAGCCACAGAAGCTTCTTGATACAACACTTTCCATGTTGCCATCCTTTCAAAACTCAGTACCACCATGTCGTTCCAACACATCTTCGCTATCCATTCCGTTATCCAGATCAAATCCCCTCCGGCCTTGCTCAGCCACTAGATGTGCCACTCCAGATCCAGCTAACCGAATACACCACCAGAATTCAGCACCTCTCTCTTATCTTGGTCAGAGGCCTGGTCATCATGCATCTAAATCCCACCCATTAAATCCCAGAACACAATGCATACAAAGACAGAATCGTGTTGCTGGTGCTTTGACCGCTCAGGCAGTGTATTCCCAGACAAGATTTAAAAGGGTTGGGACAGCTCGATCTGGTCCTATGAGCTTGAATGAGAACCGACTACCATGCAGTGCTTTGAATAATAATCAGTTGCAGAGAAATGTGCTACAGGGATATCATTTCACACCGGTCACTTCGAGGAGAACTCAGTGCCCTCCAGTGACATCACACAGGTCTCAACGCCCACCAGGGACACTGCCACAGAGCTCCCATTCTGCACCAGTAACTTCTCAGATATCTCAGTGCCCACCAGTAACATCAGTGGATGATAGCGTGAATCAGATGTACAAAACTGCACCGCAGAAATCTCAATGTGTGCCAGTAAGATCACAGAGTTCCCCGTGCCCGACCATGACTCTAGTAAATGATGACACGAAAAGTTGGCAGGATATGCTTGCTAGCGTGGCATCTGAACTAGGAGTCTTTGACAGTAACAGCAGAGAGGCCACCCCAGATGTGCAACAGCCACTTATGGTTTCTTCACAACCCCAGCCCTTCAGTCAATTTGTTTCTGAGACAAATGTAAGTCAGGATGTGGATATCTGTGGTCATTCCGCACCAGAAGTGACCAACCTGAATTCATTAGGCTTTGACTGCGGATGGGAGAACCCAGCAGCTCAAAGTATTCCGGAAAATGCTCAGGGAGTAGATTCCCAGCTAAAAGATGTACAGCCATCTGACTCACTGGTTTCTGGGTGCAATCAGGGTTTAGGAGACTCTCGGTTGGGTAGCATTTTAGCCTTTTTAGAGGAGGAGATGGTAGCAGAGAGTGCAAAAGAACCAGGGCAACCGGAACTCGATCCTGTCACGCTGCTCTATGACTTCGAAGCCACATGGAGTAGCTTACCACCGGTATAG